The Nicotiana sylvestris chromosome 6, ASM39365v2, whole genome shotgun sequence genomic sequence CTACTACCACCACCCGCCATTATTGACTATCACCAcccaccaccaccatcctcaatcataatcaccaccactaccaatcactactagctactagcatgaaccaccatcatcaaccaaaactaccaccaaccaccacctctagtcggcattcacccgttagccatcaccacgaacaactatcatattttaaaaactatatattttattgatagaatattaaaTTAGCTAGTATTTAAtttgaattttatatttattaattttcaaataaggataaattttatacattcagatgATTATTTTGTATTCAGATTTTAATACACTTCTtaatatattcagatgtgtattcagattcagatgtcttgatcttaatacacatcttgatattcagatgtgtattcagattcagatgtctTGATCTTAATAAACATCTTGATATTCatatgtgtattcagattcaaacgtcttaatcttaataaaaacaaatgaggcctaagaAGTCTCAAAACCGAAGCTACATTGTTGTACTTTTGTGGTGCATTTGCATAATATGTTCCTTGGGACATACTGAAGGCTCAGGCCTTCTTTTGTCAACTACTTTATGTTGGGATTGGGAGGAGTGACTTCCTCTTTTGCTGCCGGTGGGATCTTTCTACCGCTGACGCTGTTTTTCTTACATTCCTTTGCTGCAATCACGATGAGGATATGCAATTGAAGCATATCCTGAGAGGTGAGGATGtctttcagttttgtttcattcCCAATAAATGACGTTAGTTTTCTttatcaaaaaataaatataCGGCGTCAGTTTTAGTTTCTCCCATATGGATTCAAGCTACTGTCAGAACAGGTTTAGGCTGAGCTTATCTTGGTTCGCCTGAACAGATAAGGTATAGATTAGCATGTATCTGAACAGTGTTGAACGTACTTCTGCTTTTAAAGCTCCTTTTGGAAATTGGTGCTTTAAGTGTGAATTCTAGACCCCATCCCTCACAAGAAGAGTACCAAAAAAAGAAGATTATTTCAGCAAATTGATTTGAAGGAGTCGAAAACCTTCGATCCTCAAGTTAGTATTGTTCGtgaaacaaaaataaagagtATAAACACTTATTTTTGGATATGGATTATAAACAAGGAAGTTCACCAGCCTCATCCATGAGTACAGTCGGTCCTCTACCTCAGGGTGTATTGCTTTGTCGATAAGTGTATCCGTTGTAAATGTCATTCCTTGTCATATGTTTTACCTTGTTGTGGTCACCTATCCTTGTGTCTCTATGCCTGCTCTGTGCCTCATTTGCTGTTGTGTCCATCAATCACCCTTGTTGAACCAAACTATCGATCATGATAGATGGGtgtttctaaaagaaaaaaatcCTGGGACTTCCTTGCATTTCCTACCTCAAGTATGAAAAAGGAGTAAGGCAATGGATGTAAGCCTCCTAATGTGTCTCTCAACAGTAGCTTCAAATTGACCAGCTAGTCATTTGTGGATAATCTGTAAGTTGTATGCATCAACCATCTAATCTGGCAAATGTAAACTATGTTACTTATGAAAGAACAGGATTAtcggtagtgtgtacgcagaccttacctctaccccggaggagtagagaggctgttttcgataGACAGTTTGTCCGATGTACCCCAAAAACAAAGTACAGATTGAAAATTTTCTTAGCCTTGGCATGCCGAAAGAGTTGAATGGTCAGATAATGTCTTGATGTACCTTTTCTTTTGATCAATGTAGATCAAGTTTTGACTAAACATATGTCTGTAAAAGAGTGAAATTAGTTATTGTAGTTTCGGATTTGAGTTAGTTTGAAGCCTTAATGTTAACTCGAATTCGCGAATTCTCAAATATTGTCTACATCATTATCATTATCATCATTTCATAAATTACCAATGGTACCCAACATGATAGTTTTCTATTATGAATATTTATCATAAATTGAGTAGTATTACGATGACTGTCATTCTATTGCAACTCTCCTCCTTGTCTGGACTTGAGACCGGCAATGTGAGGGAGTTCACATAGGCAAAGTAATTATTGTTTGTATAATATTTGTGCGAGATGAGCTTAAATGCAACTACGTGGTCTGTGAGGATTCGTCTAGTTGATTCTAACTTGTTTGAGATTGAAGCACAGCAATTGTTGTAACTTGTAACCAACATGATAATTTAAGGATGAATGTAGTATAATGACGCTCAACTTGAACTATATGTCCATAGTGCTACATAATATTGGAAGATTTATGCTTTTGAAAGAATTGGATTTGAGCAATGATAACAATAAAAATCGAAAAAGGGATGGGACTGCGAATTGCCACAAACTATAATAGACAATCACTCACAATCAAAGCAGTATATATATAACTAGAGAATAAACATGAAAACCAAAGGGCCTTGCATTCTACAAATATACTACACACTCTCATTTCACTTCTTCGATTTCATCCAATGCATAGTTGTTGGTTGAAACATTAGCATAATTCACTTTGTTAAATCGTACAACAACTGGGTAACGAGTATTTGGATCCTGAGACATTAACAACAACATGGAAAACATTAAAAGTTAAACATCATTTTTAAGTTTAATCGATATAGATTTTATATTAAATTTCTTAATTACCTGATCACAAGCTACAACTGAACCTGTGCCCTTGTACCAGTAAGATTCCTTCCTAAGAATTCTCACCTGTCAACAATATTATCAATAACATCTTAGATGATTTTACATTCTATCATGATCCAGATAATTATAACATATTCAGTGGAATTTCACAAGTGGAATTAATCATGATTCAGATAAGTCTAAATATTACTATAATCACTATTCTTTTGTGATAATGGATGTAGaataacttgaactgtatacaCGAGTTTAACTTACTATACATcgataatataaaaaaatattttccgcaTCATATCACCTAAAAAATAAGTAAGAGTAACCGTCATTACAAGTGAAAATAATAACCTATGTAGTGAACAACTATATCAAGAATACGTAGGATAACTTCCATCTTGAAAGTTTTATGAATTATGACTACTACTTTATAAGATACTCATGAATTCGATCTCACTATTTGTATTTCCATACAAATATCAATTGGATCCTCTAGCAATATGTATTGTTGTGTATAATATTATCAACATATTTGCACAAGTTTAACTTCTATACACTCATAATGTAATTATTTTTAATGCTATTAAATCACCTAAAAAATAACTGCACGTAATCACCGTCTATTAACAAAGTGGAGGCAACAACCTAAACAATAAGACAAACTACGTGCTACAACAATTTAGTAAAATATACTCCTATTaactatgcaaaaaaaaaaaaaaattacggtTGTGTATACAAGTTAAATCCTTTTTGCATTAGGCGGCAAGATGATATATTGAACACATATATAACAGGGGGTCTTTAATTTCCCTTAAGCAACTTACTTTGGTTCCTCTCTTGGGTCCAATTGGAGGTGGCTTGGCAGCTTTGACCGGAGCTTCAGCTGGTTCAGCTGTAGCGGCAGCAGCCGGTGGCGCCGCCTCTTCTGCCGCCCTTACGACGAGTCTCGGGGCGGTGCTGCCGTAGTTCTTGGAGGAGAAAAATAACATAGTGGTACGAGAAGTGTTAGTGTTAGAGGCAACATTAGGAGTTGCTACCAAAAAGTTTGATGCAGCAGAAGCCATGTTACAACTTGCCATAGTTTACTGGATTGTCTTACTTCTTACTTGTCTGAAAATTTTGATAGATATGAAGTtgttgaaaaagaagaaaaagcaaTCTGACAAAACAATAGAGTAGATTTGAGAGGTTTTGAATTAATTGGATATCTTTTTCATGGACAAGGAGCAACCCTGCGGCCTCCTGTTATTGCTCTAGCCACTAAGAGGCTGCCACGTAGTTACCATATCCCATTCTTTTGGATAATGTCATCACTTCTCTTTTgtctttactttttatttttcataTAATCTTGTATATTCTTTCTTTTACATAATATGATATCCGAATCAGTTTACGCGTAGAGATGGAAAAAGGATTAGAATTTAATGGATTCAACGTTGTACTGAACTAAATATACCGTTAAAATTATGAGttcaaatttaatattttttaaaattttagtagTTTTTTTCTTCCGATTTTACATACATATTTACACTTCGTATCGAAAGTTATGAATTCAGATGAACTAGTAGCCAAAAGGTTACATCCACATCTGTTTACGCGCACCTCAATTAATTTCACAAGATATATGTTGCCTCACGCCAGTATAGAGACCAAGTCTGTCCACAAGGCTTGGACATATGTGTATAAATTACTTAGTATTTATATTTACTATATTAATAACTCCTCTTTTGTTTTTTGATTGATAGTTTATCCTTTACGTAATGGCAAAATAACTTACCATCCCTCTAAACTTGTCATGaattattagttacaactttaAACTATTCGTGGTCTTAATTACCCCCCTCAACTAGGCCTTTTAAGAGTCATTACCTcctagtgtgatgacccaaaaggtcatcacttgttttagaaatgaattctgcattccgaggccttaaaacctctttcaacatcacctcgatttgcgtgcacaatccgggcgcgtagtcggaaagccaatatgtaaaaatttgtgaaaatgatgaattttgactttaaaatgaatttaagttgacttcggtcaacatttgggtaaacggacccggacccgtgatttgacggtcccggaggatccctaggaaaatatgggacttggtcgtatgcccggaatcgaattccgaggttccaagcccgagaaatgaatttttaaagaaaattattttctggaatatttatgagtttttgaaaagtgaaatgTATTTAAAGTttggtggtatcgggcccgtattttggttccggagcctggaacaggtcttatatgtgatttaagatgagtctatgaaatttggtaagaaacagacttgaaacgacgtgaatcggatcgtatttgagaaaattggaaaaatttgatgttcttaagaaatttcatgattttgatgttaaattcatagttgttgatgttcttTTGGTgattgaatgcacgagcaagtccgtatgatgtttttaggttggtgtgcatgtttggtttggagccccgagggctcgggtgagttttggataggccacggggtgaatTTTTGGACTAGGGAAATTGCAGGTTCCAGCTGCTCTATTGCAGGCCTgcatgcgaagcctggctcgcaaatgcgaaggctatgTCGCAAATGTGAAAATAGCCCAGGCCAAcctacctcgcaaatgcgatgttttCCCTTTTGGTCGGTcgtcacaaatgcgacatattgtTCGCAAAaccgacttcgcaaatgcgaaggtcgctTCGCTAATGCGAgcttagcagaagtctgggttcgcaattgcgacatctgcgacctgcaattttataacttagccgaaaatctttcatttttcacactctttcaaaaccaaaacactcttgggcgatttttcaaagacaacttctcttccaaatcgattgtaagtcgtttctaactagttttcttcaatctttaacatctttttcacatgattt encodes the following:
- the LOC104243298 gene encoding photosystem I reaction center subunit IV A, chloroplastic, with product MASCNMASAASNFLVATPNVASNTNTSRTTMLFFSSKNYGSTAPRLVVRAAEEAAPPAAAATAEPAEAPVKAAKPPPIGPKRGTKVRILRKESYWYKGTGSVVACDQDPNTRYPVVVRFNKVNYANVSTNNYALDEIEEVK